Proteins encoded by one window of Cannabis sativa cultivar Pink pepper isolate KNU-18-1 chromosome 4, ASM2916894v1, whole genome shotgun sequence:
- the LOC115713967 gene encoding uncharacterized protein LOC115713967 yields MACCSFSLTATREWFLRRSFSAAGLKSSTTDLGDGTFMHCWVPTHHINSKPTLLLIHGIGANAKWQWNEFVPLLTPQFNVYVPDLLFFGDSYTTRPERSESFQAQCVAAVMDAHGVKRMNVVGLSYGGFVGFSLAAQFKERVERLVLCCAGVCLEDKDMDEGMFQSRTVDDSINVLFPQTTEKARDLIKLSFHKPIRGIPSFFLRDYIEYMCTSYIQERKELVHALHKDRKMSDLPKITQPTLIIWGEHDRIFPIELAYRLERHIGENAQLAVIKNAGHAINAEKPKEMYKHFNSFLIGPLPPSKPAKGNNINGHKLD; encoded by the exons ATGGCGTGCTGCAGCTTCAGTCTCACAGCCACCAGAGAGTGGTTCTTGCGGCGATCGTTCTCAGCGGCCGGTCTAAAGTCATCGACAACCGATCTCGGCGACGGTACTTTCATGCATTGCTGGGTCCCAACCCACCACATCAACTCTAAGCCCACTCTCCTCCTCATCCATGGCATCGGAGCCAACGCAAAGTGGCAATGGAACGAATTCGTTCCTCTTCTGACTCCACAATTCAACGTTTACGTCCCGGACCTCCTCTTCTTCGGCGACTCGTACACGACCCGACCCGAGAGGTCAGAGTCGTTCCAGGCCCAATGCGTAGCGGCCGTTATGGATGCGCACGGCGTTAAGAGGATGAACGTGGTGGGGCTCAGTTACGGCGGGTTCGTGGGGTTCAGCTTGGCGGCGCAGTTTAAGGAACGTGTGGAGCGGCTGGTGCTATGCTGCGCCGGGGTGTGTTTGGAGGATAAGGATATGGATGAAGGGATGTTTCAGTCGAGGACTGTGGATGATTCGATCAACGTTTTGTTTCCTCAGACGACGGAAAAGGCAAGGGATTTGATTAAGCTCTCTTTTCACAAGCCCATTAGGGGAATTCCCTCTTTTTTCCTCAGAGACTATATTGAG TACATGTGCACATCATACATTCAAGAGAGGAAAGAACTAGTCCATGCATTACACAAGGACAGAAAAATGTCTGATCTTCCCAAGATTACACAG CCAACTCTGATTATCTGGGGAGAACACGACCGGATATTCCCAATAGAGCTAGCATACCGATTAGAGAG GCACATTGGTGAGAATGCACAACTAGCGGTCATAAAAAATGCAGGGCATGCCATAAACGCAGAGAAGCCAAAAGAGATGTACAAACACTTTAACTCGTTCCTCATTGGTCCACTCCCTCCTTCTAAGCCAGCAAAGGGAAACAACATCAATGGCCACAAGTTGGACTGA
- the LOC115713966 gene encoding wall-associated receptor kinase-like 15, which produces MENHHRLPLILFYLLLLLIFITPRRTLASDPSCRNMCGSTQVKYPFGTGYGCGSPRFQPYVTCAPTDDNRDHDHLVLTTHTGSYPITSISYTTSTLTITPPSMSTCFNMQPSQSNFGLDWPSPFQLGPSTFILLSCQPPTSSLTVKDSSTVCDPNSHLCASIYTCPSVVALGLPLFPPTNTCCVYAPANLDGKDELNLRKMKCSAFASVVSLGDYATDPARWQYGVTLGYNNGVLESNVVETKCKSCEISDGVCGYSTTNSDHDHDNSFLCVCKNGLNTTTDCNNGAVPYYAQDAFWGSSVSSLPTWKFWYGILAGMTICMAV; this is translated from the exons ATGGAAAATCATCATCGACTCCCACTCATCCTCTTCTACCTCCTTCTTCTGTTAATCTTCATCACCCCACGGCGCACGTTAGCTTCGGACCCTTCATGTCGAAACATGTGCGGGTCTACACAAGTCAAGTACCCGTTCGGAACCGGCTACGGCTGTGGCTCGCCGCGTTTCCAACCATACGTGACGTGCGCACCTACCGACGACAACCGAGACCACGACCACCTCGTCCTGACCACCCACACCGGATCCTACCCCATCACCTCCATATCCTACACCACCTCGACCTTAACCATCACCCCACCATCCATGTCCACCTGCTTCAACATGCAACCCTCTCAGTCCAACTTCGGTCTGGACTGGCCCAGCCCATTCCAGCTCGGCCCATCAACTTTCATCCTCCTCTCTTGTCAACCCCCGACCTCTTCCCTCACCGTCAAAGATTCCTCAACCGTCTGCGACCCCAACTCCCACCTCTGCGCCTCGATATACACGTGTCCCTCCGTGGTTGCTCTAGGCCTCCCGCTTTTCCCGCCGACAAACACGTGCTGCGTGTACGCGCCGGCGAATTTGGACGGCAAGGATGAGCTAAACCTCCGCAAAATGAAGTGTTCAGCGTTCGCCTCTGTCGTTTCGCTTGGGGATTACGCCACCGACCCTGCCAGGTGGCAATACGGCGTCACTTTGGGGTATAATAACGGCGTTTTGGAGAGTAACGTTGTGGAAACCAAGTGCAAGAGCTGTGAAATAAGTGATGGGGTTTGTGGGTATTCTACTACTAATAGTGATCATGATCATGATAATTCGTTTCTTTGTGTATGTAAAAATGGACTCAATACGACGACGGATTGCAATAATGGCGCTGTTCCTTATTATGCTCAGGATGCATTTTGGGGTTCATCAGTTTCTTCTTTACCCACCT GGAAATTTTGGTATGGTATTTTGGCTGGCATGACTATCTGCATGGCAGTTTAA